The Deltaproteobacteria bacterium genome segment GGACGGGAGGGTGAATCTCCCTCTTTCATCACCCTCCCGTCCGGGCTCCGTTAATCAAAGTAAATTCATCCACCTATTGAAAAATGAAGGGGGGCACCCATGAAGGGGGGCACCCATGAAGGGGGGCACCCATTAAAAGGAAAAAATAGGATATTGACTTCTGCAGAGGATGGATGTAGGAATATTTTAATAAACTTCGGGGAGATGGAAAATATGAACAACGCCCTTACCGATGTTCCCGGCTTCAAGGTTGGACACGCGCAAGATTTAAAAGCAGCCACTGGATGCACCGTTGTCCTGTGCCCTCCGGGAACGGTGGGAGGAGTGGATATCCGGGGTTCTGCGGCGGGAACCCGTCAGACCGACTCCCTCCATTCCTTCCATTGGGTCGATGAAGTGCATGCTGTCTTACTTTCAGGCGGGAGTGCTTTTGGTTTGGACGCTTCTGGCGGGGTGATGAAATTCCTCGAAGAAAAATCCATCGGCTACCAGACTTCAGCGGCCAAGGTCCCCATCGTGCCCACAGCCATAATCTATGACCTGGGTTTGGGGGATGGCCGGGTGCGACCAGGCAAAGAGATGGGCTACCAGGCCTGCCTCAATAGCCATTCTGGGAAAATTGCCGAAGGAAGCGTAGGAGTTGGAACTGGAGCGAGCGTTGGAAAGCTCTTGGGAATCAACTTGGCCACCAAAGGCGGCGTTGGGACAGCAGCTAAGACCACAGCCGGTGGAGTTATTGTAGCCGCCCTCGTGGCTGTCAATGCCTTTGGCGATGTTATCGATCCGGAAACGAGAAAGATCCTTGCGGGAGCGAGAGATCCCGCAAACCCCGGGCGTTTCATCGATTCGGCCGCCATGATCAAGGGAGGATTTTCCCTGCCCAGGCGTGAGACCGGTTTCCAGAATACAACTCTGGGTGTTGTGGCCACGAACGCTAAGCTCTCCAAGCGACAAGCCAC includes the following:
- a CDS encoding P1 family peptidase; protein product: MNNALTDVPGFKVGHAQDLKAATGCTVVLCPPGTVGGVDIRGSAAGTRQTDSLHSFHWVDEVHAVLLSGGSAFGLDASGGVMKFLEEKSIGYQTSAAKVPIVPTAIIYDLGLGDGRVRPGKEMGYQACLNSHSGKIAEGSVGVGTGASVGKLLGINLATKGGVGTAAKTTAGGVIVAALVAVNAFGDVIDPETRKILAGARDPANPGRFIDSAAMIKGGFSLPRRETGFQNTTLGVVATNAKLSKRQATKVAQMAQSGFARTIAPIHSTVDGDLIFALSAGDLSADVNTIGLVAEEVVVSAILRAIQIADGLGLLPAYRDLNKD